Below is a window of Terriglobia bacterium DNA.
ATAGCACCCAGCTAGCAAAAAGGGCCGAATTGGGCCTGGTTTACATATTGCATCTTATCTGAAGCCGAGAGAACCGTGGCTATGCGGGAACGGCCGAAGGAGGGCGAGAAGATCAGGCAGCTTATCCTTCCTATGTGCCTGTATGTTCGGCTTGGGATTTTTCTTCTTCTTGACGCTGCAGATTGGTCATTGCCATCTCCAGATACCCGCGCACTGCTCGGGTCTCGCACGCCACTCAACATCGTAAAACGTGCATCGCGAGATCTGGATGGCGGCCCGACCACCCGGTGAAGTCCTGCACCGACCCGTTGCAGATCGGCACACCCATGACGGATTTTAACTCCAAAGCGGCGCGGATGCTCGTGTAATTTCCGAAGGCCGCGTTTTTCAGGAAATCAGAATTGCCAATTCTTCCATGATCACAGAATTTCGATCTTCAGCTTCCGGCGGGCGCGGCGGGATTCCTCCCTTCCAGATAGGATCGGGCTTTTGATGAGACCCTGATTGTCTACGGCCTTTTCCCGGGCGATCTCCCTTCTGTGCTGGATGTTCTTGACACTAGCATCCGGATAGGCTCCTTGAAGGGAGGAAACACCCATGGCCGATTTCTATCAAACGGGTTGCGTGACCACGCTGCACCGGCTGAAGCCCGGAAGCGCCGCAAGGATGGAAGATGAATTGCGGGAAATTGCCAGGCATGTGTCCATTGCGCTTGTTCTGCCCGCGCTCTACTCGGAGTTCGAAAGCCCAGCCATGCGCCGGATCGCCGATGAACTGGCAGATGTTCCCTACCTTCGACATATCGTTGTCGTCCTGGCTCGCGCCGGCATCGATGAATATAGAAAAGTGCAGCAGTTTTTTGCGGATTTTCCTCAGAAGATCACAATTCTGTGGATCGACAGCCCTGAGGTTCAGAATCTCCTGGAGATCCTGCAGGCACGCGGCCTGTCCGCAGGTCCCGATGGCAAAGGCAGATCGTGCTGGCTTGCCTACGGATATCTACTGGCGACGGGCGACTGTGACGTAATCGCCCTGCACGACTGTGACATCGTCAATTACCAGCGGGATCTTCTCAGCCGTCTCGTTTATCCTGTTGCCAATCCTCAACTTGCTTTCGAATTCTGCAAGGGCTACTACGCTCGTGTCACCGATCGGATGCATGGGCGGGCAACGAGGCTTTTTCTGACGCCATTGGTTCGAGCTCTCAAGGACATGGCGCCGGTGGCTCCGTTCCTCCAGTTCCTCGACAGCTTCCGATACGCCTTGGCCGGGGAGTTTTCGATGCAGGCGAATCTTGCGCGGGCTAACCGCATCCCCTCCGACTGGGGATTGGAGGTGGGAGTGCTGGCTGAAGTATTCAGGAATTGCGCCGTGGCTCGCGTATGCCAGGTGGATCTCGCCGAAACCTACGAGCATAAACATCAGGCCATATCAAAAGATGATCCGTCCACGGGACTGAGGCGAATGACATGCGAGGTGGCGAAATCCCTGCTTCGAACACTCGCCGGGGAAGGGCTTGTTTTCACCAAGGATCACTTCAGAAGCCTTCAGGTCCGCTACGTGCGGATGGCCGAAGACACCATTGGCAGGTATTACGCGGACGCCATGTTGAATGGCCTGGAATTCGACCGTAATGAGGAGGAGGCAGCCGTAGCGGCATTTGCCGAGAGCCTGCGCCAGGCCACCCAGGAGTTTGTGGAGTCTCCGCTGGGGAATCAGCAGATTCCCAATTGGAATCGGGTTCTCGCGGCAATCCCCGATATCCTGGGACTCCTGCGTGACAGCGCGGTAGCAGTCATGCCGAAAGTTCAGAGCTATGCCTACCGAAACTAAAGTGCCTGATCCGGACTTTCTTCCTCGGGAAGCATTCGATGCCGTTGAGAAAATCCGGCAGGCCGATGTCGTGGTAGGAATCCCGAGCTATAACAACGCGCAAACCATCGGGCATGTCGTAAGAGCGGCTCAAGCCGGGCTGGAAAAGTACTTTCCGCAGCTCCGGGCCGTTATCATCAACTCCGATGGCGGTTCTTCGGACAGCACGCGCGATGCAGTGCTCGCCAGTCGCATGGATTCCTCACAACTCCTATTCCTGAATACTCCGCTGTTCCCCGTCCATCGGCTCTCTTTTCCATACCATGGAATCCCCGGCAAAGGGAGCGCGTTCCGTCTCATATTTCAGATGGCTGCCATGCTGGGCGCGAGAGGCTGCGTTGTCATCGATTCGGACCTGCGCTCAATCACACCGGAATGGATTGACCTGCTGCTGCGACCGGTGCTGCATGCCGAATTCGATTTTGCGGCTCCCTTCTATCACAGGCACAAATACGATGGAACCATCACAAACAGCATCGTCTATCCATTGACCCGCGCCCTCTATGGATTGCGGGTGCGGCAGCCCATTGGGGGAGACTTTGGACTCTCTTCCCGGATGCTGAAACGATATTTGTCACGGGAGGATTGGCAGGGGGACGCAGCGCGTTATGGCATCGACATCTGGATGACCACAATCGCAATCGCGGAGGGCTTTCGCGTCTGCCAGAGCTTTCTGGGGGCGAAACTGCATGATCCGAAAGATCCCGGCGCGGACCTGAGCGAGATGCTTCACCAGGTTGTAGGAAGTGTTTTTGCCCTCATGCAGGAATACGAATCCGTATGGAGACGAACCAGGTCGAGCAGGGATGTCGATCTCTTTGGATTCCGCTTCGGGGTCGGCCTGGATCCCGTCGAAGTCAATACCGGCAGGATGCTCGGAATGTTTCAGCGGGCCAGCCGCGAACTCAAAGAAGTCTGGGCCCTTGCCTTGAACCCGTCAACCTTGAGCGAACTCGTGGGGATGGGCGCAGCATTGGACAGCCAGTCCATGAATGGATTCCACCTTGACGACCAACTGTGGGTGCGAGTCGTGATGGACTTCGCGGTTGCCTGGCGGAAACGGCCAACAGAACGAAGCCACTTGCTGCGTTCCTTAACAGCTCTCTATCTGGCCAGGGTTGCGTCGTTCGTGCTGGAATCAAAGGAGCTTGTCTCGGATCAGGTCGAAGACAGGATCGAGCGTCTCTGTCTCTGCTTCGAGGAATTCAGACCATATCTGATGTCCAGCTGGGACTCCGCAGTGGATCGCGCTTCTCCCAAAGCGCAGGTGCCGGAGAGGGCAAAAAATAGCTGTGGAGCCCAAGCCGTGTTGGAGGGATAAGAGCATGATTCAACTAGCTGAAAAAATCGCGGGTGACACGATGGAAAGGCTGTCCCGCCTGATGACGAACCATTTGCCCGGCTTCCTGGCCGCGCTCTTCATCCTCTTGGTGGCATGGGGCATTGCGGCAGCCGTTCATATACTGCTCACACGGATCTTCCGTGGCGCCCGCATCGATCGGTTCTTGAGACGCAGCGGCCTCGCCTCGCTCCTCCCGGGAGAAGGCTCGCCTCGTGCGACTCTGATGGCGGCGAAGGGCGCATACTGGGCGATTCTGACTGCCGGTTCGCTTCTTGCACTAAGCGCGTTCGACACCCAGATCACGTCACGCATGATCGAATGGGTATTGCTGATGGGGCCGAAGTTTCTCGTCGGCGCTGCGATCCTGCTGGCGGGAGTGTGGATCAGCCGTTATCTTGGGCGCAGCGCGCTCGTCTGGGCATTCAATGAGGGTGTCCCGAACTCCCGGAGGATAGGCCAGGTTGTACGAGTCGTGGTGATCCTTGTTACGGTCGTCGTGGCCGCGGATTTTCTGAATTTTGCCAGAAACGTGTTCCTGGCTTCTTTTGTTCTGATAGTCGGTGGAGCCATTCTGGCCGGCGCACTGGCCTTGGGTTTAGGGGGGAGGAAGGCCGTGGAGCGCTACCTTGAGGGCAAGGAATCCGAGATTCCGGATAAGCCGGAAGAGGCCGTTTGGAAACACCTGTGAAATGCAAATGGCCCCACCTTCCCGGTCATTTCATTGGAGGCCGTTTCAGTCGGTGCTGCGTGCTTGTCAAGAACATCCAGAACGGCCTGGCTCCAACCTTCCGGACCTGCCTGATCCGTCACGCGCGCTCGAGGAAGGGCGGATTTCAGCTTTCCAGCTGCCTTGGATTTGATGATAACCGGGATGTCCACGCAGCGAAGAAAACCCAGATCGTTCATTCCATCCCCCAGCCCCACGGTTATAATGGTTTCGAAGGTCGAGCGGTAATAGTAGGTGAGAAGGCAGACGCCATGGGCTTTGTTTCCATGCCCCATAATGTGATAAAGGCGTCCGCCGCGGGTCCAGTTTTTCCCGCGGCATTTGATGGCCTCCAGGAGTTCATCGC
It encodes the following:
- a CDS encoding glycosyl transferase, with product MADFYQTGCVTTLHRLKPGSAARMEDELREIARHVSIALVLPALYSEFESPAMRRIADELADVPYLRHIVVVLARAGIDEYRKVQQFFADFPQKITILWIDSPEVQNLLEILQARGLSAGPDGKGRSCWLAYGYLLATGDCDVIALHDCDIVNYQRDLLSRLVYPVANPQLAFEFCKGYYARVTDRMHGRATRLFLTPLVRALKDMAPVAPFLQFLDSFRYALAGEFSMQANLARANRIPSDWGLEVGVLAEVFRNCAVARVCQVDLAETYEHKHQAISKDDPSTGLRRMTCEVAKSLLRTLAGEGLVFTKDHFRSLQVRYVRMAEDTIGRYYADAMLNGLEFDRNEEEAAVAAFAESLRQATQEFVESPLGNQQIPNWNRVLAAIPDILGLLRDSAVAVMPKVQSYAYRN
- a CDS encoding glycosyl transferase family 2, whose protein sequence is MPTETKVPDPDFLPREAFDAVEKIRQADVVVGIPSYNNAQTIGHVVRAAQAGLEKYFPQLRAVIINSDGGSSDSTRDAVLASRMDSSQLLFLNTPLFPVHRLSFPYHGIPGKGSAFRLIFQMAAMLGARGCVVIDSDLRSITPEWIDLLLRPVLHAEFDFAAPFYHRHKYDGTITNSIVYPLTRALYGLRVRQPIGGDFGLSSRMLKRYLSREDWQGDAARYGIDIWMTTIAIAEGFRVCQSFLGAKLHDPKDPGADLSEMLHQVVGSVFALMQEYESVWRRTRSSRDVDLFGFRFGVGLDPVEVNTGRMLGMFQRASRELKEVWALALNPSTLSELVGMGAALDSQSMNGFHLDDQLWVRVVMDFAVAWRKRPTERSHLLRSLTALYLARVASFVLESKELVSDQVEDRIERLCLCFEEFRPYLMSSWDSAVDRASPKAQVPERAKNSCGAQAVLEG